In Myxococcales bacterium, the genomic stretch TTCGAAGGAGATCTACCTGAGAGCCGATCGTCTGGCGCCCTACGGCACGGTCGTAAAGGCGATGGCTGCGGCGCAGAACGCGGGTTCGAAGCAACTTGGAATCATCACCGAGCCCGAGACGTAACCGAGCCCGAGAAGTAGGCGAACAGAGAACAGCTGCCAAAGCGAAGAACAGGAAGCACGACGCGTGTCGCGGTCCCCCCTCCGCGTGGCTCGGCAAGGGAGTGAATTCGGGGGTGTCAGTCTCGAACACCGATTCATGGTTTGAAGCCCAGGACATCGTCCAGCAGCGCACCTTTGTGCGCTCGCTCGCGATTTCTTTTGCGCTTCACCTGGGCGTGGCGCTCTTGTTCGTGATCGCACCCGAACCCAAGCCGGTGTACTCGCCCTCGGTGATTACTGTGCGCATGGTGTCTATGCCGAGTGCGCCGAGTGCGCCTGTTTCGCCTACCCGAAGCAAGGCGGCGCCCACAAAGGCGCCGGCACCCGTGCCGGTTCCCGCTCAATCGAAGCCGGCGCCGGTCTCCAAAAAGGTGATCCTGCCCAAACGAGCCGCACCGGTGTCGAAGCAAGCAAAGCCGAAGCCCAAACCCCTCGCCTACGACGACGCCTTGGCGGCATTGCGCGAGGAATTGGGCGAGGAGATCCCCGCGCCCGTGGCGTCAACGCAGCCGCAAGAGATCGCGCAGACCGAGGTTGCAGAAAACAACGCCGCGGCTTCGCCGGGCGTCAAGGAAGATCCTGTGATTCTGGCTTGGAAGATCGCGACCCTGCGGCATATCCGTCAGTACTTACGCGTACCCCAGGACTTCATGAATCGATCGCTATCGACGGAATTGATCGTGACCCTGAGCAGCACTGGCGACGTGCTCGGAAGGCCCGAGATCACTCGCTCATCCACCGATCCCTATTGGGACGACAACGTTCTTCGCTCCCTGATTCGCTCGAGTCCACTGCCGCCCCCCCCCAAACCCGGAGACTGGCCGTTCCGCTTTACACCCGAAGAAGGAAACTGATGTTGCTCGCGCTCCAATTGCAAATGAAGACAATCGTGTTGTTGGTGATCACAATGGGAATGGGCTTCGCGCTCTCACCGAAGCTCTCTGCTGCACAAACCCAGAACCCGCTGATCGAGATCTCCCCGGGTCGCGCCACGGCGTTTCGCGTGGCGCTGCAACGCTTTCGCGATCTCGCGCTGCCAGCCAACGCGTTGCGGGCCGACGATCTGCGCGGAGTGATCGGCGAAGCGCTCGAGTTTACCGGCGTTCTTTTGCCGCTGGATCACGCGGCCTTTCTCGGTCCCGAAAACAGTGCCCCGCTCAGCAACCGCGGACGCACCGATTGCGGGGATTGGGCTCAGGGCGGGGCGGACGCCCTGGTCGAAGGCGAGATTCGCTCGAACGGCGGCATGCTGGAAGTCGAGTTCGCAGTTTGGGACACCGCACGCTGCACGCGTTTGATGTCCAAGACCGTTTCGCGGGTGCGCCCGGAAGCGGCGCGACTGGCCCGCACCGTTGCAGATCTGATCGTCGAGGCGTTTACCGGGACACCGGGCTGCGCGGCCACCGAGATTGCAATGATTTCCAGCCGCACTGGCCAGCGCGAGGTCTATGTGATGGACGCCGACGGTCGCCACGCACGGGCTGCGACCAGGAGCCCTTCGCTCAAGTCTTTCCCCTCTTGGCTGCCGGACGCCGGCGGGATCCTCTACACGTCGTACACCAAGGAAGGTCCCGCCGGACTCTTCATGACATCACGGGGAAAGGTGCGCGCGGGACGGCTGTTTCCAGAACTGTTGCCGGGGTTTGCAAAGTTTCGAGGCGTGTTCGATCGCAGCGGAGACTACCTGGCGATCGTGGCCAGTATTCGGGGTGTGAGCGATATCTACACCGTGCACCGGGCCACGGGCAAACTCAAACGTCTGACCAAAAGTCCCGCAATCGAGGTGGGGCCGAGTTGGTCGCCCGACGGTGAACGACTGGCATTTGTATCGGACCGCTCGGGCTCCCCGCAGATCTACACGATGAATCGCCACGGCGGCGACGTCAAACGCATCACCTACAACGGCAGCTACAACACCTCTCCCGCATGGTCCCCCGACGGGCAGTGGATCGCGTACGAAACCCGGGTCGAGGGACAATTCGACATCTGGTTGGTCGATCCAAGCGGAACCACGAGTGTTCCGTTGATCACCCATCGACGCAGCGACGAATCTCCCAGTTGGTCACCCGACGGACGCAAGCTCGCCTTCAGCTCGACCCGCCGAGGCCCGGCGGACATCTACTTGATCGACAGGAACGGTGAAAATTTGCAGCGCCTGACGCGAAATTCGGGAGACAACTTGAGCCCCGCATGGGGTCCATTTCCGCGTTAGCGGAAAATCCGGGTTAAGCTCCGGCGATCGAATTTCAGCAGCAAGGCAGCAAGGGATCGAGGGATGCAAGGGGGGAGTCAGATGCGGAATCAAGCAGAGTTCTTGGACAGGTTGACGAGTTGGCGCGTGGTCGCCGCCTTGCTGGTTGTACTCCTCGTGTCGAGTTTGGGTTGCGTGACGGTGGCCGAACTTCGCAAAGTCGAAAACCGGGTGGCCGACATGGAGAGCGGCCAGCCCGGGGGCCACGGGTTGCGAGAACAGATCGCAGATTACGTGGCGGACATCGACGGCCTTCGCGACGAGCTCCGAACGCTGGAAGGGCGTCTCGAAGTCGCCGAAAAGGCCGCGGCCGATGCCCTCGCAGACTCTCGCCGGGCGCGCATGGATCTGGCCCAGATCAAGTCGCGCAGCCAGCGTGAAGGCGCTTCCGAAGCCGGAAGCCCGGCTGCAACCTCAGCGGCGAGTGAGACAACGCCTGCGCCGGTCGCCGCCTCGATGGGCGGCAAGGCGGCGAATTCGGCACTGTCGACAGGGTCGGCGGGCGCCGGTAAAAATGCGCCACCGCCCGAAGATCTATCGGCGGAAATTCAGGCCTACCGCACCGCGCACGCCGCCTGGCAAGATGACGACACCGGAACCTGTGTGGAACGGTTTCGCGAATTCCTCCAGACCTATCCGGCTTCGCCCTACGCCGACGACGCCGCCTTCTGGATGGCCGACTGCTACTACAAACAGGCGGAATATAAGAAGGCTGTTTTGCGCTTCGACGAGGTGGTTCGCAATTACCCTGCGGGAAACAAGGCCTCGGACGCTCTTTATCGCCAGGGTGAGTCGCTGTTGAAGCTCGGGCCCGGCTTTCGAGAAGCCGCCAAGCGGGCCTTCGAGCGGGTCATCAAGGAATACCCGGATTCTGCTCGGTCGTCCGAGGCCAAAAGGCAATTGGAGCTCTACACCTCGGGCTAGCAGCCCTTTTCGGCGTATCCGAGTGCCCCCAGGGCCAATGGGAATTCCGATCTTCGCGCAAATTTCGCACTAGATCCGGATGCCTTTCCAGCGAATGTGCTGGAAG encodes the following:
- a CDS encoding TonB C-terminal domain-containing protein, whose protein sequence is MSVSNTDSWFEAQDIVQQRTFVRSLAISFALHLGVALLFVIAPEPKPVYSPSVITVRMVSMPSAPSAPVSPTRSKAAPTKAPAPVPVPAQSKPAPVSKKVILPKRAAPVSKQAKPKPKPLAYDDALAALREELGEEIPAPVASTQPQEIAQTEVAENNAAASPGVKEDPVILAWKIATLRHIRQYLRVPQDFMNRSLSTELIVTLSSTGDVLGRPEITRSSTDPYWDDNVLRSLIRSSPLPPPPKPGDWPFRFTPEEGN
- the ybgF gene encoding tol-pal system protein YbgF, whose amino-acid sequence is MRNQAEFLDRLTSWRVVAALLVVLLVSSLGCVTVAELRKVENRVADMESGQPGGHGLREQIADYVADIDGLRDELRTLEGRLEVAEKAAADALADSRRARMDLAQIKSRSQREGASEAGSPAATSAASETTPAPVAASMGGKAANSALSTGSAGAGKNAPPPEDLSAEIQAYRTAHAAWQDDDTGTCVERFREFLQTYPASPYADDAAFWMADCYYKQAEYKKAVLRFDEVVRNYPAGNKASDALYRQGESLLKLGPGFREAAKRAFERVIKEYPDSARSSEAKRQLELYTSG
- a CDS encoding PD40 domain-containing protein encodes the protein MLLALQLQMKTIVLLVITMGMGFALSPKLSAAQTQNPLIEISPGRATAFRVALQRFRDLALPANALRADDLRGVIGEALEFTGVLLPLDHAAFLGPENSAPLSNRGRTDCGDWAQGGADALVEGEIRSNGGMLEVEFAVWDTARCTRLMSKTVSRVRPEAARLARTVADLIVEAFTGTPGCAATEIAMISSRTGQREVYVMDADGRHARAATRSPSLKSFPSWLPDAGGILYTSYTKEGPAGLFMTSRGKVRAGRLFPELLPGFAKFRGVFDRSGDYLAIVASIRGVSDIYTVHRATGKLKRLTKSPAIEVGPSWSPDGERLAFVSDRSGSPQIYTMNRHGGDVKRITYNGSYNTSPAWSPDGQWIAYETRVEGQFDIWLVDPSGTTSVPLITHRRSDESPSWSPDGRKLAFSSTRRGPADIYLIDRNGENLQRLTRNSGDNLSPAWGPFPR